One Camelina sativa cultivar DH55 chromosome 3, Cs, whole genome shotgun sequence genomic window carries:
- the LOC104771677 gene encoding cytochrome P450 87A3-like, with the protein MWALFIWVSLLLISITHWVYSWRNPKCRGKLPPGSMGFPLLGETIQFFKPNPTSDIPPFVKERVKKYGPIFKTNLVGRPVIVSTDADLSYFVFQQEGRCFQSWYPDTFTNIFGRNNVGSLHGFMYKYLKSMVLTLFGHDGLKKMLPQVEITASKRLELWSNQDSVELKDATASMIFDLTAKKLISHEPDKSSENLRANFVAFIQGLISFPFDIPGTAYHKCLQGREKAMKMLKSMLQERRKNPRKVPSDFFDYVIEEIQKEGTILTEDIALDLMFVLLFASFETTSLALTLAIKFLTDDPAVLKRLTEEHETILRNREDADSGLTWEEYKSMTYTFQFINETARLANIVPAIFRKTLRDIKFKDYTIPAGWAVMVCPPAVHLNPEKYKDPLVFNPSRWEGSKVTNASKHFMAFGGGMRFCVGTDFTKLQMAAFLHTLVTKYRWEEIKGGDILRTPGLQFPNGYQVRLHKKES; encoded by the exons ATGTGGGCATTGTTCATTTGGGTTTCTCTGCTTCTCATAAGTATCACACATTGGGTTTATAGTTGGAGGAACCCTAAATGCAGAGGGAAGCTTCCACCTGGTTCCATGGGTTTCCCATTACTCGGGGAGACTATCCAGTTCTTCAAGCCAAACCCAACTTCAGACATCCCTCCCTTTGTCAAAGAAAGGGTCAAGAA GTATGGCCCTATTTTCAAGACTAATCTCGTGGGCAGACCAGTTATTGTATCAACAGATGCTGATCTGAGTTATTTTGTGTTTCAACAAGAGGGTCGTTGTTTCCAGAGTTGGTATCCAGACACTTTTACCAATATCTTTGGGAGAAATAATGTGGGTTCACTACATGGCTTCATGTACAAGTACCTTAAAAGCATGGTCTTGACTCTCTTTGGCCATGATGGTCTCAAGAAGATGCTTCCTCAAGTCGAAATAACTGCAAGTAAGAGGTTAGAGCTTTGGTCAAATCAAGACTCAGTAGAACTTAAAGATGCAACCGCAAGC ATGATCTTTGATCTCACCGCAAAGAAGTTGATCAGCCATGAACCAGACAAGTCATCAGAGAATCTAAGAGCAAACTTTGTTGCTTTCATTCAGGGATTGATCTCCTTCCCTTTTGACATCCCAGGCACAGCTTATCACAAATGTTTACAG GGTAGGGAAAAGGCAATGAAAATGTTGAAGAGTATGCTTCAAGAGAGGCGTAAGAACCCGAGGAAGGTCCCAAGTGATTTCTTTGATTACGTTATTGAAGAGATTCAGAAAGAGGGAACAATTCTGACAGAGGATATTGCACTGGACTTGATGTTTGTCTTACTATTTGCCAGCTTCGAAACAACATCTCTCGCTTTAACTTTAGCTATCAAGTTTCTTACAGATGACCCTGCAGTGCTAAAGCGTTTAACG GAAGAACATGAGACTATTCTAAGAAACCGGGAAGATGCAGACTCAGGACTTACATGGGAAGAATACAAGTCAATGACGTACACATTTCAG TTTATAAACGAAACAGCGAGACTAGCAAACATAGTTCCTGCAATCTTCAGAAAGACGTTGAGAGATATAAAATTCAAAG ATTATACCATTCCAGCCGGCTGGGCGGTGATGGTCTGTCCACCAGCTGTACATTTGAATCCAGAAAAGTATAAAGATCCTTTAGTCTTCAATCCATCAAGATGGGAG GGATCAAAAGTTACCAATGCATCAAAGCACTTCATGGCGTTTGGTGGCGGTATGAGGTTCTGTGTTGGAACCGACTTCACCAAATTGCAGATGGCTGCGTTTCTTCACACCTTGGTAACAAAATACAG ATGGGAAGAGATTAAAGGAGGAGACATACTTCGAACTCCTGGATTACAGTTTCCAAATGGTTACCAAGTCAGACTCCATAAAAAAGAGTCTTAG
- the LOC104771704 gene encoding E3 ubiquitin-protein ligase At1g12760-like, producing the protein MSTENNTGNSSSLPSSSLSSDAIDPAPLLLTGEDNEGSNGGGGSGERRSMRRQGLREAARFLSRASSGRVMREPSMLVREAAAEQLEERQSDWAYSKPVVVLDIVWNLAFVSVATAVLIMSKDEHPIMPLRVWLLGYALQCVLHMVCVCFEYRRRNRRRTIRNTPRSRSSSSSSLEEDALVSRRNSDEHDLSLGHLDSESSSVAKHLESANTMFSFIWWIIGFYWVSAGGQELAQESPRIYWLSIVFLGFDVFFVVFCVALACVIGIAVCCCLPCIIAVLYVVADQEGASKEDIEQLTKFKFRKVGDANKHTGDEAQGTTEGIMTECGTDSPIEHTLLQEDAECCICLSAYEDGTELRELPCGHHFHCSCVDKWLYINATCPLCKYNILKSSNLDREEV; encoded by the exons atgtCAACGGAGAATAATACGGGGAATTCGTCATCCctgccatcatcatcattatcctcCGACGCAATCGATCCAGCACCGTTGCTTTTAACCGGAGAAGATAATGAAGGAAgcaacggaggaggaggaagtggGGAACGGAGATCTATGAGGAGACAAGGTTTGAGAGAAGCCGCGAGGTTTCTAAGTCGTGCGAGTAGCGGACGTGTTATGAGGGAACCTTCTATGCTCGTGAGGGAGGCTGCGGCTGAGCAGCTAGAGGAGAGGCAAAGCGATTGGGCTTATTCGAAGCCTGTGGTTGTGCTTGACATCGTTTGGAACCTTGCTTTTGTTTCGGTTGCCACGGCTGTTTTGATTATGAGCAAGGACGAGCATCCGATTATGCCGCTTAGGGTTTGGCTTTTGGGTTATGCTTTGCAATGCGTGTTGCAtatggtttgtgtttgttttgagtATCGGAGGAGGAATAGGAGGAGAACGATTAGGAATACTCCACGCTcacgttcttcttcttcttcttccttggagGAAGATGCTTTGGTTTCCAGGAGGAATTCGGATGAGCACGACTTGTCTCTCGGGCACTTGGACAGCGAAAGCAGCAG TGTTGCAAAACATCTGGAATCTGCCAATACAATGTTTTCCTTTATATGGTGGATCATTGGATTCTACTGGGTATCTGCTGGTGGCCAAGAGTTGGCACAAGAATCCCCTCGGATTTACTG GTTGTCTATCGTCTTTCTTGGGTTCGATGTGTTCTTTGTTGTCTTCTGTGTTGCGTTGGCCTGCGTTATTGGAATTGCTGTTTGTTGTTGCCTTCCATGCATCATTGCAGTTCTATATGTCGTTGCAGATCAG GAAGGTGCTTCAAAAGAAGACATTGAGCAGCTCACCAAATTCAAGTTTCGCAAAGTAGGTGATGCCAACAAACATACTGGTGATGAAGCCCAAGGAACTACTGAGGGGATAATGACCGAGTGTGGTACAGATTCACCCATTGAACATACTCTTTTGCAAGAGGATGCG GAATGTTGCATCTGCCTCTCTGCATATGAAGACGGAACAGAACTAAGGGAACTTCCATGTGGCCACCATTTCCACTGCTCCTGCGTAGACAAATGGCTATACATAAACGCGACTTGCCCACTCTGCAAATACAACATCCTCAAGAGTAGCAACTTGGATCGAGAGGAAGTCTAG
- the LOC104771695 gene encoding pentatricopeptide repeat-containing protein At1g12620-like isoform X2 — MLRSRPRPSLVDFSKLFSAVARTKQYDLALDLCKKMELNGIAHSIYTLSIMINCFCRRRKLGFAFSVLGKILKLGYEPDTITFNTLLNGLCLQGRVPEAVVLVDRMVEMGHTPDLITISTLVNGLCLNGKVSEAVVSIDQMVANGCQPDEVPYGPVLNVMCKSGKTALAMELLEKMEERKIKLDTAKYNIIIDGLCKDGILDDALNLFNEMEVKGIKSNIITYNTLIRGFCNAGRWDDGAQLLRDMITRNITPNVVTFNALIDNFVKEGKLLEAETMHNEMIRRGIAPNTITYNSLIDGFCKENRLDEANQMLDVMVSKECDPNTVTFNILINGYCKAKRVDDGLELFRKMSLRGVVANTISYSSLIQGFCQSGKLEVAKELFQEMVSRGVPPNIVTYSILLDGLCDSGELKKALEIFEKIQKSEMELDIGIYNIIIHGMCNDSKVDDAWDLFCSLPLRGVKPDVKTYNIMIGGLCKKGSLPEADLLFKKMEEDEHEPDGCTYNTLIRAHLGGSDINTSAEFIEEMKRGGFAADASTIKMVIDMLSDGRLNKSFLDMLS, encoded by the coding sequence ATGCTTCGGTCTCGTCCTCGTCCTAGTCTCGTTGATTTCAGTAAATTGTTTAGTGCTGTTGCCAGGACAAAGCAGTATGATCTTGCGTTAGATCTCTGCAAGAAAATGGAGTTGAATGGGATTGCACATAGCATCTACACTTTGAGTATTATGATCAATTGCTTCTGCCGACGCCGAAAACTAGGTTTTGCTTTTTCTGTTTTGGGGAAGATCCTGAAACTTGGGTATGAGCCTGACACTATCACATTTAACACTCTACTCAACGGCTTATGTCTTCAGGGAAGAGTTCCCGAAGCGGTTGTGCTAGTTGATCGAATGGTAGAAATGGGACATACGCCCGATCTCATTACAATCAGCACTTTGGTCAATGGACTTTGTCTCAATGGTAAAGTGTCTGAAGCTGTGGTTTCGATCGATCAGATGGTGGCGAATGGCTGTCAACCCGATGAAGTTCCATATGGACCGGTTTTAAATGTGATGTGCAAGTCCGGGAAAACTGCATTGGCCATGGAGTTGCTCGAAAagatggaagaaagaaagatcaagCTCGATACAGCCAAATACAATATCATCATTGATGGGCTTTGCAAAGACGGGATCCTCGACGATGCACTCAACCTTTTCAATGAAATGGAAGTGAAAGggatcaaatcaaatattattaccTACAACACTCTCATTAGAGGCTTTTGTAATGCTGGTAGATGGGATGATGGTGCGCAGTTGCTGAGGGATATGATCACAAGGAATATCACCCCCAACGTTGTCACATTCAACGCCTTGATTGATAATTTTGTGAAAGAGGGAAAACTTCTAGAGGCCGAAACAATGCACAATGAGATGATTCGACGAGGTATAGCTCCTAATACTATTACATACAATTCTTTGATAGATGGGTTTTGCAAGGAGAACCGCCTTGATGAGGCAAACCAGATGCTGGACGTGATGGTTAGCAAAGAGTGTGATCCTAATACTGTAACGTTTAATATCCTTATCAATGGTTATTGTAAGGCTAAGCGGGTTGACGATGGTTTGGAACTCTTCCGCAAAATGTCTTTGAGAGGAGTGGTTGCTAATACAATCTCTTATAGCAGTCTTATCCAAGGGTTTTGTCAATCGGGAAAACTTGAGGTCGCCAAAGAACTCTTCCAAGAGATGGTTTCTCGTGGTGTTCCTCCTAATATTGTGACGTATTCTATTTTGCTGGATGGTTTGTGTGACAGTGGAGAACTAAAAAAAGCATtggaaatatttgaaaaaatccAGAAGAGTGAGATGGAACTTGATATTGGTATCTATAACATCATCATTCACGGGATGTGCAATGATAGTAAGGTAGATGATGCTTGGGATTTATTCTGTAGTCTACCTCTTAGAGGAGTGAAGCCCGATGTTAAGACATACAACATAATGATTGGAGGACTGTGTAAGAAAGGCTCACTACCTGAAGCGGACctgttgtttaaaaaaatggaagaggATGAGCATGAGCCAGATGGTTGTACTTACAACACACTAATCCGAGCACATCTCGGAGGTAGTGACATAAATACATCAGCTGAATTCATTGAAGAAATGAAAAGGGGAGGGTTCGCTGCTGATGCTTCCACCATAAAAATGGTTATCGATATGTTATCTGATGGTAGATTGAACAAAAGCTTTTTGGATATGCTTTCTTAG
- the LOC104771711 gene encoding DEAD-box ATP-dependent RNA helicase 47, mitochondrial, whose translation MAASASTRFLILLKEFSAFRKISWTSGATNFHRQSRLLCHVAKEDGSLTLASLDLGKKPRKFGRSKATKLEGSYVTEMGQGKVRALKNDKMKVVREKKPAEIVSPLFSAKSFEELGLPDSLLDSLEREGFSVPTDVQSAAVPAIIKGHDAVIQSYTGSGKTLAYLLPILSEIGPLAESSRSSQSDSEKRTEIQAMIVAPSRELGMQIVREVEKLLGPVHRRMVQQLVGGANRMRQEEALKKNKPAIVVGTPGRIAEISKGGKLHTHGCRFLVLDEVDELLSFNFREDIHRILEHVGKRSGAGPKGEVDERANRQTILVSATVPFSVIRAAKSWSHEPVLVQANKVTPLDTVQPSAPAISLTPTTSEANGQIQTTIQSLPPALKHYYCISKHQHKVDTLRRCVHALDAQSVIAFMNHSRQLKDVVYKLEARGMNSAEMHGDLGKLGRSTVLKKFKNGEIKVLVTNELSARGLDVAECDLVVNLELPTDAVHYAHRAGRTGRLGRKGTVVTVCEESQVFIVKKMEKQLGLPFLYCEFVDGELVVTEEDKAIIR comes from the coding sequence ATGGCGGCATCAGCTTCAACCCGATTCCTCATTCTGCTCAAAGAGTTTTCAGCCTTCAGAAAGATATCCTGGACTTCTGGTGCAACTAATTTCCACCGTCAATCTCGTTTGTTATGCCATGTTGCGAAAGAAGACGGGTCTCTTACTCTTGCAAGCCTTGATTTGGGTAAAAAGCCAAGGAAATTTGGGAGAAGTAAGGCGACAAAGCTTGAGGGAAGTTATGTTACTGAAATGGGCCAAGGTAAGGTAAGAGCGTTAAAGAACGATAAAATGAAAGTAGTGAGGGAAAAGAAACCAGCTGAGATAGTGTCGCCTTTGTTTTCTGCAAAATCCTTTGAGGAGCTTGGCCTTCCAGATTCATTGTTAGACAGCTTGGAAAGAGAAGGTTTCTCTGTCCCAACAGATGTCCAGTCAGCAGCTGTCCCAGCAATAATCAAAGGTCACGATGCAGTGATTCAGTCTTACACAGGATCTGGCAAAACCCTGGCTTATCTACTTCCAATATTATCCGAGATTGGTCCGCTAGCAGAATCATCTAGAAGCTCCCAGAGTGATAGCGAGAAGAGGACTGAGATTCAGGCGATGATTGTTGCTCCATCAAGAGAACTCGGTATGCAGATAGTAAGAGAGGTGGAGAAACTGCTTGGACCTGTTCACCGTAGAATGGTTCAGCAGTTGGTAGGAGGTGCCAACCGAATGAGGCAAGAAGAGGCccttaagaaaaataaacctgCAATTGTTGTTGGCACTCCTGGGAGAATTGCAGAGATAAGCAAAGGTGGGAAGTTGCACACTCATGGGTGTAGATTCTTGGTGCTAGACGAAGTCGATGAGCTTTTATCGTTTAATTTCCGAGAAGATATCCATCGAATACTAGAACATGTAGGAAAGAGATCTGGGGCTGGTCCTAAAGGGGAAGTCGATGAACGTGCTAACCGGCAGACAATTCTAGTCTCTGCAACTGTGCCATTCTCGGTTATCCGAGCAGCTAAGAGCTGGAGTCACGAGCCGGTTCTTGTCCAAGCCAACAAAGTCACTCCTCTTGATACCGTTCAACCATCTGCACCGGCGATTAGCTTAACTCCCACGACTTCTGAGGCTAATGGCCAGATTCAGACTACTATCCAGAGCTTACCTCCAGCTTTAAAACACTATTACTGCATCTCAAAACATCAACACAAAGTCGACACGTTAAGGAGATGCGTTCACGCCCTCGACGCCCAATCGGTTATAGCCTTCATGAACCACTCGAGGCAGCTCAAAGACGTGGTCTACAAACTAGAAGCTCGTGGTATGAATTCAGCTGAGATGCACGGAGATCTCGGGAAGCTAGGGAGATCAACAGTTCTAAAGAAGTTCAAGAACGGGGAAATTAAGGTACTAGTGACAAATGAGCTCTCTGCTAGGGGTCTTGATGTTGCTGAATGTGATCTGGTGGTGAATCTAGAGCTTCCAACGGATGCGGTTCACTATGCTCATAGAGCTGGGAGAACAGGGAGGCTGGGTAGGAAAGGGACGGTGGTAACAGTGTGTGAGGAATCACAAGTGTTTAtagtgaagaagatggagaagcagCTTGGTTTGCCTTTCTTGTATTGTGAGTTTGTTGATGGAGAGCTTGTTGTCACTGAGGAAGACAAAGCTATTATAAGGTAA
- the LOC104771686 gene encoding RHOMBOID-like protein 6, mitochondrial encodes MSSRDMERGRKHRGDTQWTSWLTPTIVVANVAVFIVVMFINDCPKTTNGANGDCVAKFLRRFSFQPLRENPLLGPSSSTLEKMGALEWRKVVQGNEKWRLITSMWLHAGVFHLFTNMFNVIFFGIRLEQQFGFLRIGLVYLISGFGGNILSALFLQNSISVGASGALLGLMGAMLSELLINWTIYANKLAALFTILFIIAINLAIGLLPWVDNFAHIGGFLTGFFLGFVLLIRPQLGWEESRNSSQYGARARSKYNPCQYMLFFIAGVVVVAGLTVGIVMLFKGENGNKHCKWCHRLDCYPTSKWSC; translated from the exons atgtccAGTAGAGATATGGAGAGAGGCAGGAAACACAGAGGGGACACCCAGTGGACGTCCTGGCTGACTCCGACTATTGTCGTGGCTAATGTCGCCGTCTTCATTGTTGTCATGTTCATTAACGACTGCCCCAAGACGACCAATGGCGCAAACGGAGATTGCGTGGCTAAGTTTCTGCGTAGGTTCTCGTTCCAGCCACTCAGAGAAAACCCTCTCTTAGGCCCATCTTCTTCAAC ATTGGAGAAAATGGGAGCTTTGGAATGGAGGAAAGTCGTGCAAGGCAATGAAAAATGGAGGCTCATCACTTCTATGTGGCTCCACGCTGGTGTCTTTCACCTTTTTACTAATATGTTTAACGTGATCTTCTTCGGTATCCGCCTTGAGCAGCAGTTTGGATTCT TAAGAATTGGACTCGTTTACTTAATATCGGGATTTGGCGGAAACATTCTCTCAGCTCTCTTCCTTCAAAATAGCATCTCAGTTGGTGCCTCGGGAGCTCTCCTTGGACTCATGGGAGCAATGTTATCAGAGCTTCTCATCAACTGGACTATCTACGCCAACAAG CTGGCGGCTTTGTTCACAATCTTGTTCATCATAGCAATCAATTTGGCAATAGGATTGCTTCCTTGGGTTGACAACTTTGCTCACATTGGTGGTTTCTTAACCGGATTTTTCCTTGGGTTTGTGCTACTGATCCGGCCTCAGTTAGGATGGGAAGAGTCACGCAACTCCTCGCAGTACGGTGCCCGTGCCAGATCAAAGTATAACCCGTGCCAGTACATGTTGTTCTTTATTGCCGGTGTAGTTGTCGTAGCGGGTTTAACAGTTGGGATTGTGATGCTTTTCAAAGGAGAGAATGGGAACAAACATTGCAAATGGTGCCATCGCCTTGACTGCTATCCTACTTCCAAATGgtcttgttga
- the LOC104771695 gene encoding pentatricopeptide repeat-containing protein At1g12300, mitochondrial-like isoform X1 produces the protein MTLMIRRWSSRKALKFVQPETGTMRNALLLQNLVFCCERDFSGFRDRNLSYREKLRSGLVDIKPDDAFNLFQSMLRSRPRPSLVDFSKLFSAVARTKQYDLALDLCKKMELNGIAHSIYTLSIMINCFCRRRKLGFAFSVLGKILKLGYEPDTITFNTLLNGLCLQGRVPEAVVLVDRMVEMGHTPDLITISTLVNGLCLNGKVSEAVVSIDQMVANGCQPDEVPYGPVLNVMCKSGKTALAMELLEKMEERKIKLDTAKYNIIIDGLCKDGILDDALNLFNEMEVKGIKSNIITYNTLIRGFCNAGRWDDGAQLLRDMITRNITPNVVTFNALIDNFVKEGKLLEAETMHNEMIRRGIAPNTITYNSLIDGFCKENRLDEANQMLDVMVSKECDPNTVTFNILINGYCKAKRVDDGLELFRKMSLRGVVANTISYSSLIQGFCQSGKLEVAKELFQEMVSRGVPPNIVTYSILLDGLCDSGELKKALEIFEKIQKSEMELDIGIYNIIIHGMCNDSKVDDAWDLFCSLPLRGVKPDVKTYNIMIGGLCKKGSLPEADLLFKKMEEDEHEPDGCTYNTLIRAHLGGSDINTSAEFIEEMKRGGFAADASTIKMVIDMLSDGRLNKSFLDMLS, from the coding sequence ATGACGTTGATGATACGGAGATGGAGTTCTAGAAAAGCTTTGAAATTTGTTCAGCCGGAGACAGGTACTATGAGAAATGCTTTACTCctacaaaatcttgttttttgcTGCGAACGAGACTTTTCTGGTTTCAGAGATAGAAATCTGTCTTACAGAGAGAAACTGAGAAGTGGGCTTGTAGATATTAAGCCAGATGATGCTTTCAATCTCTTCCAATCCATGCTTCGGTCTCGTCCTCGTCCTAGTCTCGTTGATTTCAGTAAATTGTTTAGTGCTGTTGCCAGGACAAAGCAGTATGATCTTGCGTTAGATCTCTGCAAGAAAATGGAGTTGAATGGGATTGCACATAGCATCTACACTTTGAGTATTATGATCAATTGCTTCTGCCGACGCCGAAAACTAGGTTTTGCTTTTTCTGTTTTGGGGAAGATCCTGAAACTTGGGTATGAGCCTGACACTATCACATTTAACACTCTACTCAACGGCTTATGTCTTCAGGGAAGAGTTCCCGAAGCGGTTGTGCTAGTTGATCGAATGGTAGAAATGGGACATACGCCCGATCTCATTACAATCAGCACTTTGGTCAATGGACTTTGTCTCAATGGTAAAGTGTCTGAAGCTGTGGTTTCGATCGATCAGATGGTGGCGAATGGCTGTCAACCCGATGAAGTTCCATATGGACCGGTTTTAAATGTGATGTGCAAGTCCGGGAAAACTGCATTGGCCATGGAGTTGCTCGAAAagatggaagaaagaaagatcaagCTCGATACAGCCAAATACAATATCATCATTGATGGGCTTTGCAAAGACGGGATCCTCGACGATGCACTCAACCTTTTCAATGAAATGGAAGTGAAAGggatcaaatcaaatattattaccTACAACACTCTCATTAGAGGCTTTTGTAATGCTGGTAGATGGGATGATGGTGCGCAGTTGCTGAGGGATATGATCACAAGGAATATCACCCCCAACGTTGTCACATTCAACGCCTTGATTGATAATTTTGTGAAAGAGGGAAAACTTCTAGAGGCCGAAACAATGCACAATGAGATGATTCGACGAGGTATAGCTCCTAATACTATTACATACAATTCTTTGATAGATGGGTTTTGCAAGGAGAACCGCCTTGATGAGGCAAACCAGATGCTGGACGTGATGGTTAGCAAAGAGTGTGATCCTAATACTGTAACGTTTAATATCCTTATCAATGGTTATTGTAAGGCTAAGCGGGTTGACGATGGTTTGGAACTCTTCCGCAAAATGTCTTTGAGAGGAGTGGTTGCTAATACAATCTCTTATAGCAGTCTTATCCAAGGGTTTTGTCAATCGGGAAAACTTGAGGTCGCCAAAGAACTCTTCCAAGAGATGGTTTCTCGTGGTGTTCCTCCTAATATTGTGACGTATTCTATTTTGCTGGATGGTTTGTGTGACAGTGGAGAACTAAAAAAAGCATtggaaatatttgaaaaaatccAGAAGAGTGAGATGGAACTTGATATTGGTATCTATAACATCATCATTCACGGGATGTGCAATGATAGTAAGGTAGATGATGCTTGGGATTTATTCTGTAGTCTACCTCTTAGAGGAGTGAAGCCCGATGTTAAGACATACAACATAATGATTGGAGGACTGTGTAAGAAAGGCTCACTACCTGAAGCGGACctgttgtttaaaaaaatggaagaggATGAGCATGAGCCAGATGGTTGTACTTACAACACACTAATCCGAGCACATCTCGGAGGTAGTGACATAAATACATCAGCTGAATTCATTGAAGAAATGAAAAGGGGAGGGTTCGCTGCTGATGCTTCCACCATAAAAATGGTTATCGATATGTTATCTGATGGTAGATTGAACAAAAGCTTTTTGGATATGCTTTCTTAG